AATTCTAGGCTTAAACTGATAGCTAATATAGTCGAGGGTCCTTGGATAGTTAGAACTGCTGTTGGCGAACAAGCTATCTGTATACTAGGAAGAGCTCTTTCTTGCAAGTACATGTCTGAATCGAACTACTTTGAGGTAGATGTGGATATTGGATCTTCAATGGTTGCAAATGCGATTGTTCACTTGGCATTTAGTTATCTGACAACACTAACTGTAGATTTAGCATTTCTTATCGAGAGTCAGAATCAAGAGGAACTTCCAGAGCAAATTCTTGGGGCTGTAAGGTTCTCAGAGCTAAATCCAGATTCAGCTGGCCTATATGAGCTGTCATCTGAAGTGGGTTCTGGAAGTCTGCAGTCATCTCTACCTACAAGATTGTGGAAATCAATTGGGCTTGGTTTACCTCAGCTGTTACACCTTGGGACTCAAGACTTCTCTTCCCCTATATCAGATAATGCCAATGGCGGTCTGCACTCAGAAGCTGATGAAAAGAACAATGAAAATTGGTAAGATGTATGTGCATTTCATATTTGCTATTTTTTTGGTTTTAGGTAGCTTCCCAAATTGAAATATGACTTTCACAATTGAAAATTATTTAAGaactatacaaacaagttttgttGCAGAAATTATACTATTCCTATAGTAGTATTAGTTGTAAATGCAATGTCATGACTGTGACAACCTGCATCCACTTGCATCAACTATATGCTGGTTTCTACTTTTGTTACTTTCAACATGAAGGTAGGCTTTTGCATAGCACAGTGCATGTCAATCCGATTATTTATGTTACATGGATATCTGTTGgtacttcttggatatgattttgCTACTTAAAAGAGTATGCCTTTATCGAAAAATCCTAAACCAGGAAAAATATTAAAACAGCAGCCTGGTGATGTTAGTATCGCAGAATAGTCAATACCCCTCATGGTTGCATCATACATAACTGATTCTATATCAGCAACTGTAGCA
The window above is part of the Musa acuminata AAA Group cultivar baxijiao chromosome BXJ1-1, Cavendish_Baxijiao_AAA, whole genome shotgun sequence genome. Proteins encoded here:
- the LOC135612777 gene encoding protein ENHANCED DISEASE RESISTANCE 2-like isoform X2, whose amino-acid sequence is MAGPDCERDYSWIEKVKSGGSVPCLEPENCSNGWATPPGDKFMIRGPNYLSDKVKIPGGGYILKPLGFDWIKGPTKIGNLLSNTNHRVRRAIDDETARGNNPFVWAFNLQIPSKDNYSAIAYFVALEPIQDGILVDKFLKGDDTFRNSRLKLIANIVEGPWIVRTAVGEQAICILGRALSCKYMSESNYFEVDVDIGSSMVANAIVHLAFSYLTTLTVDLAFLIESQNQEELPEQILGAVRFSELNPDSAGLYELSSEVGSGSLQSSLPTRLWKSIGLGLPQLLHLGTQDFSSPISDNANGGLHSEADEKNNEN